A stretch of the Streptococcus oralis genome encodes the following:
- a CDS encoding DUF2969 domain-containing protein, which yields MSKKDKKIEIQLTDAKVTVGKDSYEGYVLTIGKKVIGEIAELDSQFAIIKNGNVDSFYKKLEKAVEILIENYNLTK from the coding sequence ATGAGTAAAAAAGATAAGAAAATTGAAATCCAATTAACGGATGCAAAAGTGACTGTTGGGAAAGACAGCTATGAAGGCTACGTTTTGACGATCGGGAAAAAGGTTATTGGGGAAATTGCCGAATTAGATAGCCAATTTGCCATCATAAAGAATGGAAATGTCGATAGTTTTTATAAAAAACTTGAAAAAGCTGTGGAAATTTTGATTGAAAACTATAATTTGACAAAATAA